Proteins encoded together in one Pseudomonas sp. ADAK13 window:
- a CDS encoding GNAT family N-acetyltransferase: protein MFEVRRYNATLNFEWDQVVKSSKNGNFLHMSQYFRYHEGRFNDVSLIIYKKNRPVAVFPANLDGGTVYSHSGLTYAGLIFSKDIGCSAMLSIFDALKSYYKEMGASSLVYKCIPSVFTTYPAEEDLYALFRNEAKLFRRDVSSVVEISSAPKLSDSRKCVIRKAEKNDVSFSAQVSASDFHALLSKVLERFDSKPVHTLAELELLMSRFPDEIKLYGAVKDNSLLAGALVFDFGHIVHTQYLAASDSGRQVGALDFVLNNLITDVYGSRKYFSFGISTEDGGTVLNEGLVSQKEGFGARAVVHDFYRMEL from the coding sequence ATGTTTGAAGTCAGAAGATATAACGCCACGCTGAATTTCGAGTGGGACCAGGTTGTCAAGAGTTCAAAGAATGGTAATTTTCTGCATATGTCCCAGTATTTTCGTTACCACGAAGGTCGCTTCAACGACGTATCGTTGATTATTTACAAAAAAAATCGCCCGGTCGCAGTCTTTCCAGCCAATCTTGATGGCGGCACTGTCTACAGCCATTCGGGGTTGACATACGCCGGATTGATCTTTTCCAAGGATATTGGTTGCAGCGCGATGTTGTCTATTTTTGATGCGCTGAAAAGTTATTATAAGGAAATGGGCGCGTCAAGCCTAGTATATAAGTGTATTCCTTCGGTATTTACAACCTATCCTGCCGAAGAGGACCTGTATGCGCTGTTTAGAAATGAAGCAAAGTTGTTCCGGCGCGATGTGTCGTCAGTAGTTGAAATCTCAAGTGCGCCTAAACTGTCCGACTCCAGAAAGTGCGTAATTAGAAAGGCTGAAAAAAACGACGTGTCTTTCAGTGCTCAAGTGAGCGCGTCCGATTTTCACGCATTATTGTCAAAGGTTCTCGAGCGATTTGATTCAAAGCCAGTGCATACGCTGGCTGAACTCGAGCTTTTGATGTCGAGATTCCCTGATGAAATCAAACTGTACGGAGCGGTAAAGGACAATTCCTTGCTGGCCGGCGCGTTGGTGTTTGATTTTGGGCATATCGTACACACTCAATACCTGGCTGCCAGCGACAGTGGTAGGCAAGTAGGGGCATTGGATTTTGTCCTGAATAATTTGATAACTGACGTTTATGGTTCCAGAAAGTACTTTAGCTTCGGAATTTCTACCGAAGACGGCGGTACTGTCCTCAACGAAGGACTGGTATCACAAAAAGAAGGCTTTGGCGCACGCGCTGTTGTACATGATTTTTACCGGATGGAATTATAA
- a CDS encoding DegT/DnrJ/EryC1/StrS family aminotransferase translates to MISFLNLKSLNSVMNEELLSACKRVVESGWYIAGNELLEFETAFADYCGTKHCIGVANGLDALTLTLRAWKELGKLKEGDEVIVPANTYIASVLAITENRLVPVLVEPDPQSYNLSPDAVRKAITSKTKAILPVHLYGQLADMPAILSIAEEHGLLVLEDSAQGHGASIGGRKAGSWGNASGFSFYPGKNLGALGDGGAITTNDDELAQTLLALRNYGSHERYKNIYQGVNSRLDEIQAAVLSVKLRYLDEHTRQRKAISNAYLKGITHKEIVLPLASSIDAELFESHVWHLFVVRSKHRDALQAHLTACGVQTLIHYPIPPSKQQAYPQFYEHSYPVAELIHKEVLSLPISPVMTEAEVIAVIDACNSFTVSDL, encoded by the coding sequence ATGATCAGTTTTCTTAATTTGAAAAGCTTGAATTCAGTAATGAATGAAGAGCTGCTTTCTGCCTGTAAACGTGTTGTTGAGTCAGGCTGGTACATTGCAGGTAATGAATTACTAGAATTTGAAACGGCCTTTGCTGATTATTGCGGTACTAAACACTGCATTGGTGTTGCTAATGGTCTTGATGCGCTGACGCTGACGTTGCGCGCCTGGAAGGAACTGGGCAAGTTGAAAGAGGGTGATGAGGTTATCGTCCCTGCCAATACCTATATCGCTAGTGTCTTGGCCATTACCGAAAATCGCCTGGTACCTGTACTGGTGGAGCCTGATCCGCAGAGCTATAACTTGTCGCCGGATGCAGTACGCAAGGCTATTACCTCCAAAACCAAAGCTATTCTGCCTGTCCATCTCTATGGCCAGCTTGCCGACATGCCGGCTATCCTGTCGATAGCTGAAGAGCACGGTTTATTGGTCCTTGAAGATTCTGCGCAGGGACACGGCGCCAGCATCGGTGGGCGCAAAGCAGGGAGTTGGGGCAATGCCTCCGGTTTCAGTTTCTACCCAGGAAAAAACCTCGGCGCTCTGGGCGATGGTGGAGCCATTACGACCAACGACGACGAGCTTGCACAAACACTGCTCGCCTTACGCAACTATGGTTCGCATGAGCGATATAAGAATATTTACCAAGGTGTGAACAGTCGTCTGGACGAAATTCAAGCGGCGGTTCTGAGTGTCAAACTTCGGTATCTCGATGAGCATACGCGACAGCGTAAGGCGATTTCGAATGCCTACCTTAAAGGTATCACTCACAAAGAGATCGTTTTGCCACTGGCTTCATCAATCGACGCGGAGTTATTTGAGTCGCATGTCTGGCACTTGTTCGTAGTTCGGTCTAAACACCGTGACGCACTTCAGGCCCATTTGACTGCCTGCGGCGTTCAAACACTGATTCACTATCCAATTCCTCCAAGTAAGCAGCAAGCATACCCTCAGTTCTATGAACACAGTTACCCCGTCGCTGAGTTAATACATAAGGAAGTGCTGAGTTTGCCAATCAGCCCTGTAATGACCGAAGCCGAAGTCATCGCGGTAATCGATGCGTGCAATAGTTTCACTGTCAGCGACCTGTAA